From the Candidatus Abyssobacteria bacterium SURF_5 genome, one window contains:
- a CDS encoding thiamine pyrophosphate-binding protein: MLQRQGARRERTDVAQGRLCSLIPGGIDMKTTVAKAVVSFLEKAGVEVAFGYNGHGNWAMLDAIEHESAIRGIKTNAEDTAVHMADCYWRMRRRGQLPVVLTTVGPGNMNICAALANAFYESSAMLILAGAGPTQWMDKGCFEECYRFGPEEFIQVIKPICKKAALVTRPDTALEIVARAYKEALSGRPGPVLVQVPFDIQHTEIEVDSMPDPETWTRIHHPAPDPAGVRRAAQLIKRASRPLLLAGSGVLNARASEALRNLAEAFGIPVGTTFSGKGAFPEDHELSVGTIDPSGTGHGYQAARECDVLVAVGARFHDFNTLAWCLYQIPEKTKLVHIDIDPGELCRNYPAEVALTADARLGLEALQHALSEASMKAGGFDEWKRQIDTWRGVWAAEVKEKGREEEGPLSNIRVLRDCGDVIREVDPQTSVLFDTGNLLLFAPAFFAASSPNVATNNGHFARMGWSCGGILGAKLANPKHPAVAFVGDGSFMMTGLALATAREHGIAAVWVILNNRTIGIEREAMEAIYGRASFCDSRIEQTGEPWCPDYVKLAESIGIEGKKVGKPADLRPALKSAIQCGRPFVLDVDVNPEDEGYRLAILPIPMNWTQSSLSSGCRIPSS; encoded by the coding sequence ATGCTACAACGACAAGGTGCGCGCCGAGAAAGAACGGATGTTGCGCAAGGAAGGTTATGCAGTTTAATCCCCGGGGGAATTGATATGAAAACCACCGTCGCCAAGGCCGTCGTCAGTTTTCTGGAGAAGGCCGGAGTGGAGGTTGCATTCGGCTATAACGGACACGGCAACTGGGCAATGCTTGATGCCATCGAGCATGAATCCGCCATTCGCGGGATAAAAACGAACGCCGAGGACACGGCAGTCCACATGGCGGATTGCTACTGGCGCATGCGCCGACGCGGACAGTTGCCGGTTGTGCTGACCACGGTCGGGCCGGGAAACATGAATATATGCGCTGCTCTGGCCAATGCGTTTTACGAGTCATCAGCGATGCTTATTCTTGCGGGAGCAGGGCCGACGCAATGGATGGATAAGGGCTGCTTTGAAGAATGTTATCGATTTGGCCCCGAAGAATTCATTCAAGTCATCAAGCCGATTTGCAAAAAGGCGGCTTTGGTGACACGGCCGGACACCGCACTCGAAATAGTCGCACGCGCTTATAAGGAAGCGCTGTCAGGACGCCCCGGTCCGGTCCTCGTGCAGGTTCCCTTTGATATTCAGCACACCGAGATCGAGGTGGATTCGATGCCGGACCCGGAGACATGGACGCGGATACATCATCCGGCGCCCGATCCCGCCGGAGTCCGGCGAGCCGCACAATTAATCAAGCGCGCCAGCCGGCCGCTGCTGCTGGCCGGGAGCGGTGTATTGAATGCGAGGGCGTCTGAGGCGCTGCGCAACCTTGCTGAGGCATTCGGTATCCCTGTCGGCACAACATTCTCCGGCAAGGGAGCGTTTCCCGAAGATCACGAGTTGAGTGTGGGAACGATTGATCCTTCCGGCACCGGCCACGGGTATCAGGCTGCGCGGGAGTGCGATGTTTTAGTGGCCGTCGGAGCGCGATTTCATGATTTCAATACGCTGGCATGGTGTCTGTATCAGATTCCCGAGAAGACGAAACTCGTTCACATTGACATCGACCCTGGCGAGTTGTGCCGGAACTATCCGGCCGAGGTCGCGCTCACGGCCGATGCGCGTCTCGGACTGGAGGCGCTGCAGCATGCGCTTTCTGAGGCGTCAATGAAAGCCGGCGGTTTCGATGAATGGAAACGGCAGATCGACACATGGCGCGGCGTCTGGGCTGCTGAGGTAAAGGAGAAGGGGAGGGAAGAGGAGGGTCCGCTGTCAAATATAAGAGTCCTCCGGGACTGCGGCGACGTGATCCGCGAGGTGGACCCGCAGACGTCCGTCCTTTTCGACACCGGCAACCTGCTGCTTTTCGCGCCCGCCTTTTTTGCGGCTTCATCTCCGAATGTTGCCACCAACAACGGCCATTTTGCGCGCATGGGCTGGAGTTGCGGAGGGATTCTGGGCGCGAAGCTTGCCAATCCGAAACATCCCGCCGTCGCCTTTGTCGGTGACGGCTCATTCATGATGACCGGACTCGCTCTTGCCACTGCGCGCGAACACGGTATTGCGGCGGTCTGGGTGATCCTGAACAATCGGACGATCGGGATTGAGCGAGAAGCGATGGAGGCCATTTACGGGCGCGCTTCATTTTGTGATTCCCGCATCGAGCAAACCGGCGAGCCGTGGTGTCCGGATTATGTGAAGCTGGCGGAATCGATAGGCATCGAAGGCAAGAAAGTGGGGAAACCGGCAGATTTGAGGCCGGCGTTGAAATCAGCG
- a CDS encoding NADH:flavin oxidoreductase — protein MSQHVLFAPVKIGNLQITGRFAKSATLEARCADDGSVTDSLIEYYEQIARGGTPLLITGNAYFDIFSKAVPWQLAADGDDKIPGLSRLVKAVHQHDSKIILQIYHVGRQAVPRRVGRKEALAPSAVFEPTLNVRPRPMTREEIQTSVRGFADAAVRCRAAGFDGIQIHAAHGYLINQFLTPHTNRRTDEYGGSFENRMRYLVEVYRAVRAQVGTDYPVILKLNGSDDLPLRKGLKTEELVEVARRMETEGIDAVEITAGHYESGLTFERGNWNGFFRTVTSVGIGQHQPWLQRQTVRALAPLLEWWLGRVAAYSEGFNLRYSRRFNEALEIPVICVGGFLHQAAMEKAISDGDCDIVSAARALIADPFLYRHMQEGIQGPTCDFCNACYARAAELPVECYNDKVRAEKERMLRKEGYAV, from the coding sequence ATGTCGCAGCACGTTCTTTTCGCACCTGTAAAGATCGGGAATTTGCAGATCACCGGTCGATTCGCGAAATCCGCAACGCTCGAAGCCCGTTGCGCGGATGACGGCTCTGTCACCGATTCACTCATCGAATACTACGAGCAGATCGCGCGGGGTGGAACACCGCTCCTGATCACCGGCAATGCCTATTTTGATATCTTCTCAAAAGCCGTGCCCTGGCAGCTCGCCGCCGACGGCGACGATAAAATCCCCGGACTCAGCCGCCTGGTCAAGGCGGTCCACCAGCACGACTCGAAAATTATTTTGCAGATTTATCATGTTGGCCGGCAGGCTGTTCCCCGGCGAGTCGGGCGTAAGGAGGCTCTGGCGCCTTCCGCCGTTTTTGAGCCAACGCTCAATGTGCGCCCACGGCCGATGACGCGCGAAGAAATTCAAACCTCAGTCAGAGGCTTTGCCGATGCCGCCGTTCGCTGCCGCGCGGCCGGATTCGATGGAATTCAAATTCACGCCGCCCATGGATATTTGATCAACCAATTTCTGACGCCGCACACGAACCGCCGCACGGACGAGTACGGCGGCTCGTTCGAGAACCGGATGCGCTACCTGGTCGAGGTCTACCGGGCTGTTCGAGCACAAGTGGGCACGGACTATCCGGTAATTTTGAAGCTCAACGGCTCGGACGATCTGCCTCTTCGCAAGGGCTTGAAAACGGAAGAACTGGTCGAGGTCGCGCGGCGAATGGAAACTGAGGGGATTGACGCCGTTGAAATCACCGCAGGCCATTACGAATCCGGGCTCACATTCGAGCGCGGAAATTGGAATGGTTTCTTCAGGACGGTAACATCGGTCGGTATTGGGCAACACCAGCCATGGCTGCAACGGCAAACTGTCCGCGCACTGGCGCCGCTTCTGGAGTGGTGGCTGGGACGTGTCGCCGCCTACAGCGAAGGCTTTAATCTGCGATATTCAAGGCGCTTCAATGAGGCGCTCGAAATCCCCGTCATCTGTGTCGGCGGATTCTTGCATCAGGCCGCGATGGAGAAAGCGATATCTGACGGCGATTGCGACATAGTCTCCGCTGCACGCGCTCTCATTGCCGATCCCTTTTTATACCGTCACATGCAAGAGGGCATACAGGGGCCCACTTGCGATTTTTGCAACGCCTGTTATGCGCGCGCGGCCGAATTGCCCGTGGAATGCTACAACGACAAGGTGCGCGCCGAGAAAGAACGGATGTTGCGCAAGGAAGGTTATGCAGTTTAA
- a CDS encoding phosphoenolpyruvate hydrolase family protein: protein MSRQEILNRLNHEIGAKKPIFGAGCSAGIIAKCAEVGQADLIIVYSTGKTRMMGLPTTIIGPSNSITLEMADELMNVVKNVPIIAGVEANDIYCLDLEKSVERFLNKGFSGVINFPTVGLYENLIEGGMALRKFTEYMAPGYGVEQWGWPREVEMIRLLRSRDVFTMAYVFIPSDAADMARAGVDVICVHVGPTMGGLAGFKEIEDLDALLGKAQETIEAARRERSDVICLMHGGPFADPQSTAVIYERTDAQGFVGASAVERTPIERAVIETCRGFKDHRIGGRK, encoded by the coding sequence ATATCGCGTCAGGAGATACTTAACAGGCTGAATCACGAGATCGGCGCTAAAAAGCCCATCTTCGGCGCCGGCTGCAGCGCCGGAATTATCGCCAAATGCGCCGAAGTCGGGCAAGCGGATCTGATCATAGTATACAGCACCGGCAAGACTCGTATGATGGGTTTGCCCACCACCATCATTGGACCATCCAATTCTATCACCCTCGAAATGGCGGACGAACTCATGAACGTGGTGAAGAACGTTCCCATTATCGCCGGCGTGGAGGCGAATGACATTTACTGTCTCGACCTCGAAAAGTCTGTGGAGCGATTCTTGAACAAGGGATTCAGCGGTGTAATCAATTTTCCGACCGTCGGCCTGTACGAAAACCTGATCGAGGGCGGAATGGCGCTCAGGAAGTTCACCGAATACATGGCTCCGGGATACGGCGTTGAGCAGTGGGGCTGGCCGAGAGAGGTGGAGATGATACGGCTGCTGCGCTCGCGGGACGTATTCACAATGGCTTATGTTTTTATCCCATCCGATGCCGCGGATATGGCTCGGGCCGGGGTCGACGTGATCTGCGTTCACGTCGGGCCGACGATGGGAGGTCTCGCCGGATTCAAAGAGATCGAGGACCTGGATGCGCTGTTGGGGAAAGCGCAGGAGACTATCGAGGCGGCGAGGCGCGAGCGCTCCGATGTGATCTGCCTGATGCACGGCGGTCCTTTCGCCGATCCGCAAAGCACCGCAGTTATCTACGAGAGGACCGATGCGCAAGGATTTGTCGGTGCTTCTGCAGTCGAGCGGACCCCGATCGAGAGAGCCGTCATCGAAACATGCCGCGGGTTTAAGGATCACCGCATAGGCGGGCGGAAATAG
- a CDS encoding UPF0261 family protein — MPELGGSVVGKTILIVATLDTRGDEVEFLRELIVKKGHRTLIADAGVVGSPRCRSDIPREMIAEEGGKKLEELIAAAKRGADRYEATKVMAEGVAKIAEHLHATGELDGIMSLGGSTGAMLGAAAMKKLPIGVPKLIVTTYAALAPIGEADITVMQSPIDLVGLNRIVKKTLSNAAGAMVGMVEQELADTEKKMVVGITALGVTTPAVQNVIAHLEKRGIESIVFHAKTTELDELINQGSVTAVIDLTSFETVPMVLYSDEMVSLLAGSPEIRRTRLDSASDKRLPQIIAPGGLDMHILPGTGKESIPAQYQDRAWTMHGEYIVLFRTNKAEMELIAKSIADRVNRAKGPVAVLIPRAGFSEASRRGAPLFDPEADEAFISALKANVDRRIEVEEIDCHINDGEFADRMIQVFDRLVSGKG; from the coding sequence ATGCCGGAATTGGGAGGAAGCGTAGTGGGGAAAACCATACTCATTGTTGCCACTCTCGATACGAGGGGAGATGAGGTTGAATTTCTGAGGGAACTCATTGTAAAGAAAGGACATAGGACGCTGATTGCCGATGCCGGTGTTGTTGGAAGCCCCCGATGCCGATCGGATATTCCACGCGAAATGATTGCTGAGGAGGGCGGCAAGAAGCTGGAGGAATTGATTGCCGCCGCCAAGAGGGGAGCCGACAGATATGAAGCGACCAAGGTGATGGCGGAGGGCGTGGCGAAGATAGCAGAACATCTGCATGCGACGGGGGAGTTGGACGGCATCATGAGCCTTGGCGGCAGCACCGGGGCGATGTTGGGCGCCGCGGCCATGAAAAAACTGCCGATTGGTGTCCCGAAGTTGATAGTAACGACCTATGCAGCTCTGGCTCCCATTGGCGAAGCCGATATAACCGTAATGCAGTCGCCAATCGATCTCGTCGGCCTGAACAGGATTGTGAAGAAGACCTTATCCAACGCTGCCGGTGCGATGGTTGGAATGGTCGAGCAGGAACTGGCGGATACAGAGAAAAAAATGGTGGTCGGCATAACCGCTCTTGGGGTCACGACGCCGGCTGTCCAGAATGTCATAGCCCATCTTGAGAAGCGAGGGATAGAAAGCATTGTTTTTCACGCCAAAACGACCGAGTTGGACGAACTCATTAACCAGGGCTCCGTCACGGCGGTAATTGATCTGACCTCCTTTGAGACCGTTCCGATGGTTCTGTATTCGGATGAGATGGTTTCTCTGCTGGCGGGTTCGCCGGAAATTCGCAGAACGCGACTGGACAGCGCCAGCGACAAGCGACTGCCGCAGATAATAGCGCCGGGCGGCCTCGACATGCACATCCTGCCCGGAACCGGAAAGGAGTCGATCCCGGCGCAATATCAGGATCGGGCCTGGACCATGCATGGCGAATACATCGTGCTTTTCAGAACGAACAAGGCGGAAATGGAACTGATCGCAAAGAGTATCGCGGACCGCGTGAACAGGGCCAAAGGTCCGGTGGCTGTTTTGATTCCGCGGGCCGGCTTTTCGGAGGCGAGCAGGAGAGGCGCTCCTTTGTTTGATCCGGAGGCCGATGAAGCATTCATTTCGGCCTTGAAGGCAAATGTGGACAGGCGAATTGAAGTCGAGGAGATAGACTGTCATATTAACGACGGCGAGTTCGCCGACCGAATGATACAGGTATTTGACAGACTCGTCAGTGGAAAGGGGTGA
- a CDS encoding thiolase family protein, with protein MHNVFMVSAARTPVGRRNGYLREWKAPELLGAMLDEVVGRIHLDPALVEEVVTGTVYQVGEQGFTIARTGVFASKFPEHVPGISVNRQCGSSLSALQICSSMIATGMIDVGIASGIELMSKYPIGSDVGGTLPDGRPQGDPYGPYLFERVKGKLYNQAQAAQAIAETFGITKKMCDEFAVASHTKAHTATLNGHFKNEIMPTKGLDGEGAEIIRDTDETIRPDTNLDKLAALKPVLGTDWITAGISSPVTDGASAVVLMSEQKVNDLGLTPMARVVANAVVGSDPVLMLTGPLSATPKVLEKAGMKMSDIDIFEVNEAFAPVPLAWAKHLKAPMEKLNVNGGAMALGHPVGNSGCRLTVTAINELIRRKAKYALVTLCTGGAQAPASIFERV; from the coding sequence ATGCATAACGTCTTTATGGTCAGTGCGGCGCGTACCCCTGTCGGTCGCAGAAACGGATACCTTCGTGAATGGAAAGCTCCGGAATTGCTGGGGGCGATGCTGGATGAGGTCGTTGGGCGGATACATCTCGATCCCGCCCTTGTAGAGGAAGTTGTGACCGGAACGGTCTATCAGGTGGGCGAGCAGGGGTTCACTATCGCCCGCACGGGGGTCTTTGCCTCGAAATTTCCCGAGCACGTGCCGGGAATTTCTGTCAACAGGCAGTGCGGCAGCAGTCTTTCCGCTCTGCAGATCTGCTCCTCGATGATCGCGACCGGTATGATCGATGTCGGGATCGCGAGCGGCATCGAATTGATGAGCAAGTATCCCATCGGCTCCGACGTTGGCGGCACCTTGCCCGATGGACGGCCGCAGGGCGACCCCTACGGCCCATACCTGTTCGAACGAGTGAAAGGCAAGCTCTACAACCAGGCGCAGGCGGCTCAGGCTATAGCGGAAACATTTGGTATAACGAAGAAAATGTGCGACGAATTCGCCGTTGCAAGTCACACCAAGGCGCATACCGCGACTCTTAACGGGCATTTCAAAAATGAAATTATGCCGACGAAAGGGCTTGACGGTGAGGGGGCCGAGATTATCCGCGATACGGACGAAACCATCCGTCCGGACACCAATCTGGACAAGCTGGCGGCTCTCAAGCCGGTACTCGGGACGGACTGGATCACGGCCGGAATTTCAAGTCCTGTTACTGACGGAGCGTCGGCAGTCGTGCTGATGAGCGAACAAAAAGTGAACGACTTGGGTCTGACTCCAATGGCGCGGGTGGTCGCGAATGCCGTCGTCGGCTCCGATCCGGTGCTGATGCTGACGGGCCCGCTTTCAGCCACGCCCAAAGTTCTTGAAAAAGCCGGAATGAAAATGAGTGACATCGACATTTTTGAAGTGAATGAGGCGTTCGCGCCCGTTCCGCTGGCGTGGGCCAAGCATCTGAAAGCCCCGATGGAAAAGCTGAACGTGAATGGGGGTGCAATGGCCCTTGGCCACCCGGTAGGAAATTCCGGTTGCCGCCTTACCGTTACAGCTATCAATGAGCTTATCCGCCGAAAGGCGAAGTATGCACTGGTTACCCTGTGCACCGGTGGCGCACAGGCACCCGCGTCAATTTTCGAGCGGGTATAG
- a CDS encoding TonB-dependent receptor produces MLLPVNSVFLKNQVAYEEDAPVKPRLKLTLIAFSIVLIFLLPVRNSDAENELENEQTAAPLPEESEQVFPKRELLFFEEIPIVISATRQEQPITQSPSSISIITAEDIRRSSATTVVDLLRSVPGLDVMRITPSDASVSARGFNEPSNNDMLLLIDGRSAYVDFFGIVVWDDLPIVLEEIDRIEIIRGPGSALYGANAFSGVINIITKSPEQLKGTSVSATAGEFHTRILSVTNANVFDNWSYKLVAGWDEANSFEDSGDNDRRTFRGNVLVNYNFDPTQRIYFSAGGTEGTGNTLTRVAQFERDGLNGFAKLNYDYENWKLQTFYNLIDIDVEADDENERSIMNNVLDFELQHSLSPWEKHMITWGSNYRFNSIISHEIIGDDEEESLFSLFVQDQYAIQDDMTLTAGLRFDSHPLTGVHFSPRASIVYEPWRDHIFRASVARAFRNPSFVESYLNLTFVEPPVTVFSRGDTDLDAEEMTSFEMGYQTRLFDSRLEFKVDTFYNILDEIIEFRKASSPDPTTIHLEFFNAGKAIAYGGEIGLVYRPAAWFSTYCNYSFQELEARSDGVQFQLNEEGERIESSPRHKFNAGLFASSESGWNGAVELNLVSEATFGYLDSAAGFEPVETELDDYSRVDVRIGYRFTKYDVETSLIIQNALNDVHREFPIGERLQRIVLLEVFGRF; encoded by the coding sequence ATGCTGTTGCCGGTGAACAGCGTATTTTTAAAAAATCAGGTCGCATACGAGGAGGACGCGCCGGTGAAGCCGAGACTAAAGCTGACTCTGATCGCCTTTTCGATAGTGTTGATATTTCTTTTACCGGTCAGAAATTCGGATGCCGAGAACGAGTTGGAAAATGAACAAACCGCCGCTCCGCTTCCTGAGGAAAGCGAGCAGGTCTTCCCCAAACGCGAACTGCTTTTTTTTGAAGAAATACCCATAGTCATCAGCGCCACGAGACAAGAGCAACCCATCACCCAGTCGCCCTCCTCCATCAGCATAATAACGGCGGAAGACATCCGTCGCTCAAGCGCTACCACTGTTGTGGATCTCCTCCGGAGCGTGCCGGGGCTCGATGTCATGAGGATCACTCCCTCAGACGCCAGTGTCTCCGCCCGCGGTTTCAATGAACCGAGCAATAACGACATGCTCCTTCTTATTGACGGCCGCTCGGCATATGTCGATTTCTTCGGGATTGTCGTCTGGGACGATTTGCCGATCGTACTTGAGGAGATTGATCGGATCGAGATAATCCGCGGCCCGGGGTCCGCCCTGTATGGCGCAAACGCATTTTCCGGAGTCATCAACATTATTACAAAATCGCCTGAACAGCTCAAGGGAACATCAGTCTCCGCGACAGCGGGTGAATTCCATACCAGAATCCTGTCCGTAACCAATGCCAATGTGTTCGACAACTGGAGCTACAAACTTGTCGCCGGATGGGACGAGGCAAATTCCTTCGAGGATTCCGGCGACAACGACCGCCGAACCTTCCGGGGTAACGTCCTGGTGAATTACAACTTCGACCCGACGCAACGAATCTATTTTTCGGCGGGGGGAACGGAAGGCACCGGCAATACTTTGACGCGTGTTGCTCAATTCGAGCGCGACGGGTTGAACGGTTTTGCGAAACTGAATTACGATTACGAAAATTGGAAGTTACAGACGTTTTACAACCTTATCGACATCGACGTTGAAGCCGACGATGAAAACGAGCGATCCATAATGAACAACGTCCTGGACTTCGAGCTCCAGCATTCGCTCTCTCCATGGGAAAAACACATGATCACGTGGGGAAGCAATTACCGCTTCAACAGCATAATCTCACATGAGATCATCGGAGACGACGAGGAAGAAAGTCTGTTTTCTCTCTTTGTTCAGGATCAGTACGCCATACAGGATGATATGACATTGACCGCCGGTCTTCGCTTCGACTCCCACCCGCTGACGGGGGTTCATTTTTCTCCACGCGCAAGCATAGTCTACGAACCATGGCGCGATCATATCTTTCGCGCCTCCGTCGCCCGGGCTTTCCGAAATCCCTCATTTGTGGAATCATACCTGAATCTTACATTTGTAGAACCGCCGGTCACAGTGTTTAGCAGAGGGGACACAGACCTGGATGCCGAGGAAATGACTTCCTTTGAGATGGGATACCAGACTCGCCTGTTCGACAGCCGCCTCGAATTCAAGGTGGACACTTTCTACAATATCCTGGACGAAATTATCGAATTCAGGAAAGCGTCCTCGCCGGATCCAACGACAATCCACCTGGAATTTTTCAATGCTGGAAAAGCAATCGCTTACGGCGGCGAGATCGGCCTGGTTTATCGTCCTGCAGCATGGTTTTCCACCTACTGCAATTATTCGTTTCAGGAACTGGAGGCTCGCAGCGACGGCGTCCAATTTCAGTTGAATGAAGAGGGAGAGAGGATAGAGTCGTCACCGCGACATAAATTCAACGCGGGCCTCTTTGCTTCTTCGGAAAGCGGTTGGAACGGCGCCGTAGAACTGAATCTTGTGAGCGAGGCGACCTTCGGATATCTTGACAGCGCTGCAGGCTTTGAGCCGGTCGAAACAGAACTGGACGATTATAGTCGCGTGGACGTCAGGATCGGCTATAGATTTACCAAGTACGACGTGGAGACCTCACTGATCATCCAGAATGCGCTTAACGACGTGCATCGGGAGTTCCCGATCGGTGAACGCTTACAGCGGATAGTGCTCCTCGAAGTCTTCGGCCGTTTTTAA
- a CDS encoding M28 family peptidase, translating into MLSKHPFERVKFFSAEIGPRGPTTEAEARAAAYAASELEQCGAREVAIETFRSVPSLWRALEIACILVLVATLVYLPAHGRFWPWCVLICLIALAVIIGEFSFWKYSLSNLLCKRISQNVYAKVSPKRDARNQLVVIGHLDTNRTPKLFHPRIVRHLPGILVFVFVCVVLKILVFIFGSVGGAFAAGASAAFLLDLPVLILLVVMIHGDFFSPFTEGANDNATGAALALSLGEFFARDPLELTEVWIVCTGCEEATLTGIRAFLNRHGERLRNAYFVDLECLGIGELRYVTCEGMLKKYYSDPGILRAAAAAAEVVGGGIEAIRLTRGYTETAIVAGRGYKGITVMAFPHGSDEVPHWHQITDRIENIGPQNLSKAMDFLVALARELDAGHEPPDSEERKYLSTKAAESL; encoded by the coding sequence ATGTTGTCAAAGCACCCGTTCGAACGTGTGAAGTTCTTCAGCGCGGAAATAGGTCCTCGGGGGCCGACGACCGAGGCGGAGGCTCGCGCTGCAGCCTACGCCGCCTCGGAACTGGAGCAATGCGGTGCACGTGAAGTTGCGATTGAAACCTTTCGCAGTGTGCCGTCGCTCTGGCGCGCGCTGGAGATAGCTTGCATCCTCGTTCTTGTGGCAACGCTTGTTTACCTGCCGGCACATGGAAGATTTTGGCCTTGGTGTGTCCTCATCTGCCTGATTGCCCTGGCCGTCATCATCGGTGAATTCAGTTTCTGGAAATATTCGCTCAGCAACCTTCTCTGCAAGCGAATTTCGCAAAACGTGTACGCGAAAGTGTCTCCCAAAAGGGACGCGCGCAATCAGCTTGTGGTGATCGGTCATCTCGATACCAATCGGACCCCAAAGCTTTTTCACCCGAGAATAGTCAGACACCTTCCGGGAATCCTTGTCTTTGTGTTTGTATGCGTCGTGTTAAAGATTTTGGTTTTCATATTCGGTTCTGTTGGAGGAGCTTTCGCAGCCGGAGCGAGTGCTGCGTTTTTGCTGGATCTGCCTGTTCTCATTCTCCTGGTTGTCATGATTCACGGAGATTTTTTCTCGCCGTTTACAGAAGGGGCGAATGATAACGCTACGGGAGCAGCGCTTGCTTTGAGCCTGGGCGAGTTTTTTGCGCGCGACCCGCTCGAGCTGACAGAGGTGTGGATCGTTTGCACCGGCTGCGAGGAAGCGACGCTCACCGGAATCAGGGCGTTCCTTAACAGACATGGCGAGCGGTTGAGGAACGCCTATTTCGTTGATTTGGAATGCCTCGGCATCGGAGAATTGCGGTACGTAACGTGCGAGGGAATGCTGAAGAAATATTACAGCGATCCCGGCATTCTTCGGGCTGCCGCCGCAGCCGCCGAGGTCGTAGGCGGCGGTATCGAGGCTATCCGATTGACGCGAGGGTATACCGAAACGGCTATCGTGGCGGGAAGGGGGTATAAAGGAATCACTGTTATGGCGTTCCCTCATGGGAGCGATGAAGTGCCTCACTGGCATCAAATAACCGATCGTATTGAGAACATAGGACCGCAGAATCTCTCCAAAGCCATGGATTTTTTGGTGGCGCTTGCGCGAGAACTCGATGCCGGGCATGAACCTCCTGATTCTGAAGAAAGAAAATATCTCTCCACGAAAGCCGCTGAATCCTTATAA
- the mce gene encoding methylmalonyl-CoA epimerase encodes MIRKLDHIGIAVSNLEDALKLYRDMLGLNVEHVEDFEGMKIAFIPIGDTEFELLQPTDPQGALAKFLEKRGEGIQHIAVQVDDVEKSLEELKAKGLQVIDQKPRPGAGGARIAFFHPKSTKGVLLEICQRD; translated from the coding sequence ATGATACGGAAATTGGACCACATTGGCATAGCCGTTTCGAATCTCGAGGACGCTCTGAAGCTGTACCGCGACATGCTGGGACTTAATGTAGAGCATGTTGAAGACTTTGAAGGAATGAAGATCGCATTCATTCCGATTGGAGACACCGAATTTGAGCTTTTGCAGCCGACCGACCCGCAAGGCGCTTTGGCGAAATTTCTCGAGAAGCGCGGGGAGGGCATACAGCATATCGCCGTACAGGTGGACGATGTCGAGAAATCGCTTGAGGAATTGAAGGCGAAAGGCCTGCAAGTTATCGATCAAAAACCGAGACCAGGCGCCGGTGGCGCGCGCATCGCCTTTTTCCATCCGAAAAGCACCAAGGGGGTGCTTCTCGAAATATGCCAGCGTGATTGA
- a CDS encoding sugar phosphate isomerase/epimerase, whose translation MRIGTMIEPKKIARAFLGGPEYSLAREARALIEAGANHIEISGEAVAALPAVLGDKFRNEASTGLRELHERDGITFSVHLPFMGGVNFTTSIEAIREASFQVVKEIAEQCAPLEPLTYVLHIAGLLEDLMGVGLKDDAVVETYLSCAADSLSKIVKIIPPKKLCLENLEYISFEKINPLVEQFDTKICMDVGHIKLRNESIDKFATTYGKRLGQVHLHGVTKKLFDKRVTVMDDHQGLGSGIIDVDAVIGLLRAISFTGPVVLEVHSVDPIESVRILKKAMQR comes from the coding sequence ATGAGAATCGGCACCATGATCGAACCGAAGAAAATTGCCCGCGCCTTTTTGGGCGGCCCCGAATATTCGCTGGCTCGCGAGGCGCGCGCACTGATTGAGGCCGGAGCGAATCATATTGAGATCAGCGGCGAAGCCGTTGCAGCGCTGCCCGCCGTCTTGGGGGACAAGTTCCGAAACGAAGCTTCCACCGGATTGCGCGAGCTGCATGAGAGGGACGGAATAACCTTTTCGGTTCATCTGCCGTTCATGGGCGGCGTCAATTTCACCACCAGCATCGAGGCGATCCGCGAGGCATCATTTCAGGTGGTCAAAGAGATCGCCGAACAATGCGCTCCGCTCGAACCGCTGACGTATGTCCTGCACATTGCCGGCCTGCTGGAAGACCTCATGGGCGTCGGCTTGAAGGATGACGCGGTAGTAGAAACATATCTTTCATGCGCCGCCGACAGCCTTTCGAAAATCGTGAAGATCATTCCACCGAAAAAGCTGTGTCTGGAAAATCTGGAATACATATCGTTCGAGAAAATCAATCCACTGGTCGAACAGTTCGACACGAAGATCTGCATGGATGTGGGGCACATCAAACTCCGAAACGAGTCGATCGACAAGTTCGCGACGACGTACGGAAAACGCCTCGGACAGGTTCACCTTCACGGAGTCACAAAGAAGCTGTTTGACAAACGGGTGACGGTCATGGACGACCACCAGGGATTGGGTTCCGGAATCATCGACGTGGACGCGGTAATCGGATTGCTTCGAGCAATCTCGTTTACAGGCCCGGTGGTTCTTGAAGTACACTCGGTCGACCCCATCGAATCTGTCCGCATTTTGAAGAAAGCAATGCAGCGATAG